The Acidimicrobiia bacterium genome contains a region encoding:
- a CDS encoding lipase family protein — protein sequence MVRGLDLSERLMSQMLVEVTPPADDPFYRVPENLEVLRPGEVLDARPVEVRGFRRLVKADAWQVKFRSTDSRGAAASGVTTVMIPRRPFNGPVRPMLSYQCAIDSLGAAADPSYTLRHGNQWELPLMVLALRRGWAVVTTDYTGPRHAFGVGLLAARFVLDGIRAAIAFEPAGFDAATPIGLWGYSGGAQATVAAAEQHSSYAPELNIVATAAGAIPVDPTSSGLPDDGNILSGLAVASLVGISRGFPDVDLLGALTPQGQAMVASAADMTLEQLIMSFPFLHWGDYLTVPGVFEIPGLRAAFEAIRLGQATPMTTVYLYHAVHDQYPAVDDVDKLVEKYRREGVDVTYRRFRFGEHVIVMFTGVPSSLRFLSERFGGPVRRRLRRARRRRGELEPLR from the coding sequence ATGGTTCGCGGCCTGGATCTCAGTGAGCGACTCATGTCGCAGATGCTCGTCGAGGTGACACCTCCGGCCGACGATCCCTTCTATCGGGTCCCCGAGAACCTGGAAGTGCTCCGCCCGGGCGAGGTGCTCGACGCTCGGCCGGTTGAGGTCCGAGGGTTTCGCCGCCTGGTCAAAGCCGATGCGTGGCAGGTGAAGTTCCGCTCCACCGACAGCCGTGGTGCTGCCGCGTCTGGAGTCACCACGGTGATGATTCCCCGGCGGCCCTTCAACGGGCCGGTCAGGCCAATGCTCTCCTATCAGTGCGCCATCGACAGCTTGGGGGCGGCCGCCGATCCCTCCTACACGCTCAGACACGGCAACCAGTGGGAACTTCCTCTCATGGTCCTGGCCCTCCGCCGAGGGTGGGCGGTCGTGACCACCGACTACACCGGACCGCGGCACGCCTTCGGCGTGGGGCTGCTGGCGGCCCGCTTCGTGCTCGACGGCATTCGGGCCGCCATCGCCTTCGAACCGGCTGGCTTCGACGCCGCCACGCCGATCGGCCTGTGGGGCTACTCGGGCGGAGCTCAAGCAACCGTCGCGGCGGCCGAACAGCACTCGAGCTACGCGCCGGAGCTGAACATCGTGGCCACCGCCGCCGGGGCCATCCCGGTCGACCCCACCTCATCGGGACTGCCCGACGACGGCAACATCCTCAGCGGACTGGCGGTCGCCTCACTCGTCGGTATCAGCCGCGGCTTCCCGGACGTCGACCTGCTCGGCGCCCTCACACCCCAGGGTCAGGCCATGGTGGCGTCGGCGGCCGACATGACCCTCGAGCAGCTCATCATGAGCTTTCCCTTCCTCCATTGGGGCGACTACCTCACCGTCCCGGGCGTGTTCGAGATACCAGGGTTGCGCGCCGCCTTCGAGGCGATCCGGCTCGGTCAGGCCACACCCATGACCACGGTGTACCTGTACCACGCGGTGCATGATCAGTATCCAGCCGTCGACGACGTCGACAAGCTCGTCGAAAAATACCGTCGTGAAGGGGTCGACGTGACCTACCGCCGGTTTCGATTCGGTGAGCACGTCATCGTGATGTTCACCGGTGTTCCGAGCTCACTCCGATTTCTGAGCGAGCGATTCGGCGGCCCGGTGAGGCGACGCTTGAGGCGCGCACGGCGCCGCCGAGGAGAACTCGAACCCCTTCGCTGA
- a CDS encoding TOBE domain-containing protein, with protein sequence MRLSTRNQLAATVQEVTEGNVMATVKVVLGDGQEVTAAITREAVEDLGLAAGDRVTVLVKATEVMLAKD encoded by the coding sequence ATGCGACTGAGTACTCGCAATCAGTTGGCGGCGACCGTGCAGGAGGTGACCGAGGGGAACGTGATGGCCACCGTCAAGGTCGTGCTGGGAGACGGCCAGGAGGTGACCGCGGCGATCACACGCGAAGCCGTAGAAGACCTCGGCCTCGCTGCCGGCGACCGAGTGACGGTCTTGGTCAAGGCAACCGAGGTCATGCTCGCCAAGGACTGA
- a CDS encoding TOBE domain-containing protein, translating into MSEFRIGQAAELLGVSPDTVRRLADGGELQTRRTEGGHRVVDGVALARFVAEHGGTQTTGAIVGQSARNRFPGIITRVVKDSVAAQVEVQAGPHRVVSLMTAEAVDELGLEPGMRAVAVVKATQVVVEVPEAG; encoded by the coding sequence GTGAGCGAGTTTCGGATCGGTCAGGCCGCCGAGCTGTTGGGGGTGAGCCCAGACACGGTCCGGCGTCTCGCTGACGGGGGGGAGCTCCAGACACGCCGGACGGAAGGCGGCCATCGGGTGGTGGACGGGGTGGCGTTGGCTCGGTTCGTGGCCGAGCACGGCGGTACCCAGACGACGGGCGCCATCGTGGGCCAGTCGGCACGGAATCGCTTCCCCGGGATCATCACTCGGGTGGTCAAAGACTCAGTGGCGGCGCAGGTCGAAGTGCAGGCGGGCCCACATCGAGTGGTGTCGCTGATGACGGCCGAGGCGGTGGATGAGCTGGGCCTCGAGCCTGGCATGCGAGCGGTCGCGGTCGTGAAGGCGACCCAAGTGGTCGTGGAGGTACCCGAGGCGGGCTGA
- the modA gene encoding molybdate ABC transporter substrate-binding protein: MATGVAAVTVGVFAGSASATTPAGHVEASKPTGSITVSAASSLTEAFTQLGRQFQKQYKGTTVTFNFGSSSTLETQIQQGAPADVFASADTANMVKLSTAGDVSGKPVIFARNLLELAVAKGNPKKIKTLADTLKPGLQLVLCAATVPCGKFALQAYQQAGLTVPKVPTGQDVKATLSNVTLGSADAAIVYVTDVKAAKGKVVGVVIPPAQNVVATYPLAVVKSSANAATAQAFVQYVASPAGKATLLKFGFLKP; encoded by the coding sequence GTGGCGACAGGGGTCGCGGCCGTAACAGTGGGCGTATTCGCTGGCTCGGCGTCAGCGACCACGCCCGCAGGTCACGTCGAGGCCAGCAAGCCAACCGGTTCGATCACCGTGTCCGCGGCCTCGTCGCTGACCGAGGCGTTCACGCAGCTCGGTCGCCAGTTTCAGAAGCAGTACAAGGGCACGACCGTGACATTCAACTTCGGGTCCTCGTCAACTCTGGAGACCCAGATTCAACAGGGCGCCCCGGCGGACGTGTTCGCCTCCGCGGACACCGCGAACATGGTCAAGCTGTCCACAGCCGGTGACGTGTCAGGCAAGCCGGTCATCTTCGCCCGCAACCTGCTCGAGCTCGCGGTGGCCAAAGGCAACCCGAAGAAGATCAAAACCCTGGCCGACACTCTCAAGCCGGGACTGCAGCTGGTGCTGTGCGCGGCGACAGTGCCGTGCGGCAAGTTCGCGTTGCAGGCTTACCAGCAGGCCGGACTGACGGTGCCGAAGGTCCCAACGGGCCAAGACGTGAAGGCCACCCTGTCAAACGTGACCCTCGGCTCCGCCGACGCGGCGATCGTCTACGTCACCGACGTGAAGGCAGCCAAAGGCAAGGTCGTGGGTGTCGTCATCCCACCGGCCCAGAACGTCGTGGCGACCTATCCGCTCGCGGTGGTCAAGTCGTCCGCCAACGCGGCGACTGCTCAAGCGTTCGTGCAGTACGTCGCGTCCCCGGCCGGGAAGGCCACGCTGTTGAAGTTCGGGTTCCTGAAGCCGTGA
- a CDS encoding ABC transporter permease produces the protein MTRRPGGRRRLRARRPPAAACALAALAVGFLVLPVVGLVQRAPWSQMWTDLTDPATKDALRLSLECSLAATALSALFGIPLAWVLARTEFPGRHLTRALVLLPMVLPPVVGGIALFFAIGPRGLLGQYLDDWFGVRLPFTTLGTIVAETFVAMPFLIITVEAALRGIDRRYEDAASTLGAGRWTVFRRVTLPLIAPSLLAGAALSWARALGEFGATITFAGNLQGKTQTMPLAIFIAFEHDPATAVALSLVLVAISIAVLVALRDRWFFA, from the coding sequence GTGACCCGGCGTCCGGGCGGTCGACGAAGGCTCCGGGCTCGTCGACCGCCTGCCGCCGCTTGCGCACTCGCGGCCCTCGCCGTTGGTTTCTTGGTCCTCCCGGTGGTGGGGCTGGTACAGCGGGCCCCGTGGTCGCAGATGTGGACCGACCTCACCGACCCGGCGACCAAAGACGCATTGCGCCTCTCCCTCGAATGCTCGCTGGCAGCCACCGCGCTGTCCGCGCTCTTTGGGATCCCGCTCGCCTGGGTCTTGGCCCGGACGGAGTTCCCCGGGCGGCACCTCACCCGGGCGCTCGTTCTCCTGCCGATGGTGCTGCCCCCAGTGGTGGGAGGGATCGCCCTGTTCTTTGCTATCGGCCCTCGGGGCTTGCTCGGCCAGTACCTCGACGACTGGTTCGGAGTCCGCCTCCCCTTTACGACGCTCGGGACGATCGTCGCCGAGACTTTCGTGGCCATGCCCTTCCTCATCATTACGGTGGAAGCGGCACTGCGCGGCATCGACCGTCGTTACGAAGACGCGGCGAGCACCCTCGGGGCCGGCCGCTGGACGGTGTTTCGCCGTGTCACCCTGCCGCTCATCGCGCCGTCACTGCTCGCCGGTGCCGCACTCAGCTGGGCCCGAGCCCTGGGCGAATTCGGCGCCACCATCACCTTCGCCGGCAACCTCCAAGGCAAGACCCAGACCATGCCGCTGGCCATCTTCATCGCCTTTGAGCACGACCCCGCGACCGCAGTCGCCCTGAGCCTCGTGCTCGTGGCGATCTCGATCGCCGTGCTGGTCGCGCTGCGCGACCGCTGGTTCTTCGCGTGA
- a CDS encoding ABC transporter ATP-binding protein, whose amino-acid sequence MSLDADLDLQLGTLNLSVTVDAQPGETVVLLGPNGAGKTTLLGALAGLLAIDRGNITLDGKSLDDPAHKIWVPPERRPIGVVFQDNLLFPHLSALENVAFGLRGHGARRSEARREARTWLERMGLAGHVNARPRQLSGGQAQRVALARALVRSPRLLLLDEPLAALDATTRLDIRRDLRGHLDTFAGPRILVTHDPIDAMILADRVIVLEHGETTQAGTLPELRAHPRSEYAANLIGVNLYRGTLNGDRITIDTGKTLAVVNDHNITGEVFATIRPESVALHPEQPTGSPRNTWVATVATIDQYGPRARVVLNGPISITAEITQEALVDLAIKPDARLWVSAKATEIEIDPF is encoded by the coding sequence GTGAGCCTCGACGCTGACCTCGATCTCCAGCTCGGCACGCTCAACCTCTCGGTCACCGTCGACGCCCAACCCGGCGAGACCGTCGTTCTCCTGGGCCCGAACGGGGCCGGGAAGACCACCTTGCTCGGCGCGCTCGCCGGGCTCCTCGCCATCGACCGCGGCAACATCACCCTCGACGGCAAGAGCCTCGACGACCCCGCACACAAGATCTGGGTGCCGCCGGAGCGCCGGCCGATCGGCGTTGTCTTCCAAGACAACCTGCTTTTCCCACACCTGAGCGCCCTCGAAAACGTCGCTTTCGGCCTTCGCGGCCACGGTGCACGACGAAGCGAAGCCCGCCGCGAAGCCCGCACGTGGCTCGAGCGCATGGGTCTGGCCGGACACGTCAACGCCCGACCCCGCCAACTCTCTGGCGGACAAGCCCAACGGGTCGCGTTGGCACGCGCGCTCGTCCGGTCACCCCGACTACTGCTCCTCGACGAACCTCTCGCCGCGCTCGACGCCACCACCCGCCTCGACATCCGCCGCGACCTACGAGGCCACCTGGACACGTTCGCGGGTCCACGCATACTCGTCACCCACGACCCCATCGACGCGATGATCCTCGCCGACCGTGTCATCGTGCTCGAACACGGCGAGACCACCCAAGCTGGCACGCTCCCCGAGCTCCGAGCCCATCCCCGCAGCGAATACGCCGCCAACCTCATCGGTGTCAACCTGTACCGCGGCACCCTCAACGGCGACCGCATCACCATCGACACAGGGAAAACCCTCGCCGTGGTCAACGACCACAACATCACTGGGGAAGTCTTCGCCACCATCCGACCCGAAAGCGTCGCCCTCCACCCCGAACAACCCACCGGCAGCCCCCGCAACACCTGGGTGGCAACCGTGGCGACCATCGACCAGTACGGACCACGCGCCCGAGTCGTCCTCAATGGCCCGATCAGCATCACCGCCGAGATCACCCAAGAGGCTCTCGTCGACCTCGCCATCAAACCTGACGCCCGCCTATGGGTGAGCGCGAAGGCCACCGAGATCGAGATCGATCCCTTCTAG